One Gordonia zhaorongruii DNA segment encodes these proteins:
- the lgt gene encoding prolipoprotein diacylglyceryl transferase, with product MAVVTAGEVLAYIPSPSQGVWHLGPFPLRAYALCIILGIVVAVWWGDRRWQARGGRPGDVLDVGLIAVPFGLVGGRIYHVMTDWWRYFGENGKGLGAVFQVWDGGLGIWGAVAFGAVGAWLGCRWKGIKLPSFGDAIAPAILLAQAIGRLGNYFNQELYGRPTTVPWGLELYERVNPDTGRRGIAVIDGTSNGTVLEVVHPTFLYELVWSVLIVGLLVVLDRKFRLGHGRLFALYVAGYCVGRFIVELMRSDEATHILGLRVNVIVAALVFVCAALYVVMAPRGRETGLSMYWPYRAEQLADEGEVGYVPEYDDDSSGYEEFAEYDESSEDDDFSEYGPSDQDDDRGTDGDDSTGAGIGAGAVAATAGVAGAGATAAAVAGDDDEDTDDHTDEDTVTDEDTVTDEDRDAEVSHPDAPVESAAESTDDAEAASEAEAETEVESDGDEADSDEMLSDEPAEPAPEDGLEDGEESEAGGESARVDEPEAGAVPEEETPEPEFEVAESADTLFAPDVPAAGYSVESEDHGYDELTVVEESQAGEAGSIEIRETAGDSANADDPVDADGAADGADSAETDTL from the coding sequence GTGGCAGTCGTGACTGCCGGAGAAGTCCTCGCATATATTCCGAGTCCCTCGCAGGGCGTGTGGCACCTCGGACCGTTCCCGCTCCGCGCCTACGCGTTGTGCATCATCCTCGGCATCGTCGTCGCCGTCTGGTGGGGCGACCGCCGCTGGCAGGCCCGCGGCGGGCGGCCGGGAGACGTGCTCGACGTCGGACTGATCGCGGTGCCGTTCGGGCTGGTCGGCGGGCGCATCTATCACGTCATGACCGACTGGTGGCGGTACTTCGGCGAGAACGGCAAGGGTCTCGGCGCCGTCTTCCAGGTGTGGGACGGCGGTCTCGGCATCTGGGGCGCTGTCGCATTCGGCGCGGTCGGCGCCTGGCTCGGCTGCCGCTGGAAGGGCATCAAGCTGCCTTCGTTCGGCGACGCGATCGCTCCGGCGATACTTCTCGCACAAGCGATCGGCAGGCTCGGCAACTACTTCAACCAGGAGCTGTACGGGCGGCCGACCACGGTGCCCTGGGGACTGGAACTCTACGAGCGCGTCAACCCGGATACCGGGCGACGCGGTATCGCGGTGATCGACGGGACATCCAACGGCACCGTTCTCGAGGTCGTCCACCCGACGTTCCTGTACGAACTCGTGTGGAGCGTGCTGATCGTTGGACTCCTGGTGGTGCTGGACCGGAAGTTCCGGCTCGGCCACGGGCGGCTCTTCGCGCTCTATGTCGCCGGTTACTGCGTCGGGCGATTCATCGTGGAACTCATGCGCAGCGACGAGGCGACCCACATCCTCGGCCTCCGGGTGAACGTGATCGTCGCAGCCCTCGTGTTCGTGTGCGCCGCGCTCTACGTGGTGATGGCACCGCGCGGTCGCGAGACCGGACTGTCGATGTACTGGCCCTACCGTGCCGAGCAGTTGGCGGACGAGGGCGAAGTCGGATATGTGCCCGAGTATGACGACGACTCTTCTGGGTACGAGGAGTTCGCCGAGTACGACGAGTCTTCTGAGGACGATGACTTCTCCGAGTACGGACCGAGCGACCAGGACGATGATCGCGGTACCGACGGCGATGATTCCACCGGAGCTGGAATCGGAGCCGGCGCCGTCGCGGCCACCGCCGGTGTCGCGGGAGCGGGCGCAACCGCTGCCGCAGTCGCGGGGGACGATGACGAGGACACCGACGATCACACCGACGAGGACACGGTCACCGACGAGGACACGGTCACCGACGAGGACCGTGACGCCGAGGTGTCGCACCCGGACGCACCCGTCGAGAGCGCAGCAGAGTCGACGGACGACGCCGAGGCGGCATCCGAGGCCGAGGCTGAGACTGAGGTTGAGTCTGACGGTGACGAGGCCGATAGTGACGAAATGCTCTCCGACGAGCCGGCAGAGCCTGCGCCCGAGGACGGCCTCGAAGACGGCGAAGAGTCGGAAGCCGGCGGAGAATCGGCAAGAGTCGATGAACCGGAAGCAGGCGCGGTACCGGAGGAGGAGACGCCGGAGCCGGAGTTCGAGGTCGCCGAATCTGCCGACACCTTGTTCGCGCCTGATGTGCCTGCCGCCGGATACTCCGTCGAATCGGAGGATCACGGGTACGACGAGTTGACCGTCGTCGAAGAGTCGCAGGCAGGGGAGGCCGGTTCGATCGAAATCCGCGAAACGGCAGGCGATTCGGCGAATGCGGACGATCCGGTCGACGCGGATGGCGCAGCCGACGGCGCAGACTCGGCCGAGACCGACACCCTCTGA
- the trpA gene encoding tryptophan synthase subunit alpha has product MTTAQHTAPASRLGQTFAASRAEDRSALIGYFPVGYPDVETSIETVQTMVSAGCDIVELGIPYSDPVMDGPTIAKAAVHALENGSRVRDVFAAAEAVASAGAAPVVMSYWNLILKYGVDAFARDLASAGGVGVITPNLIPEEGAQWHDASDAHDLDRIYLVAPSSSPERIAMTVDACRGFVYATSTMGVTGARATVSNAAPELCSRVREYSDIPIGVGLGVRSGDQAAEIGAYADGVIVGSAIVSAVDDGQAAVASLVGELAQGVRRSRG; this is encoded by the coding sequence GTGACTACCGCGCAGCACACCGCGCCCGCCTCGCGCCTGGGTCAGACATTCGCCGCGAGCCGCGCCGAGGACCGCAGCGCACTCATCGGCTACTTCCCGGTCGGCTATCCGGACGTCGAGACCTCGATCGAGACGGTGCAGACCATGGTGTCGGCCGGCTGCGACATCGTCGAGCTCGGCATCCCGTACTCCGACCCGGTGATGGATGGTCCGACGATCGCGAAGGCCGCGGTGCACGCGCTCGAGAACGGTTCGCGGGTACGCGACGTGTTCGCCGCAGCCGAAGCAGTCGCCTCGGCAGGGGCGGCGCCCGTGGTCATGAGCTACTGGAACCTCATCCTCAAGTACGGAGTGGACGCGTTCGCCCGGGACCTCGCGTCGGCCGGCGGAGTCGGTGTCATCACCCCGAACCTGATCCCCGAAGAGGGCGCGCAGTGGCACGACGCCTCTGACGCCCACGACCTCGACCGGATCTACCTCGTGGCCCCGTCGTCGTCGCCGGAGCGGATCGCGATGACCGTCGACGCGTGCCGCGGGTTCGTCTACGCGACCTCGACCATGGGCGTGACCGGTGCGCGGGCGACGGTCTCGAACGCGGCGCCGGAGCTGTGCTCCCGGGTCCGCGAGTACTCCGACATTCCGATCGGTGTGGGACTGGGCGTGCGAAGCGGCGATCAAGCCGCCGAGATCGGCGCGTACGCGGACGGGGTGATCGTCGGATCGGCGATCGTCTCCGCCGTCGACGACGGTCAGGCAGCAGTGGCCTCCCTGGTCGGCGAACTCGCTCAGGGAGTGCGCCGTTCGCGCGGGTGA